The DNA region TCATGTGGATGgtgattgaaattttttataaaaacctttTCAAGCAATCTTCTTGGAAAAGAAtaataacaatgaaaattatttctctctctctctttttattttttattttccaaaaaattccAAGATGAGAATTTCTAACTTTACTATTTCCAACATATTCTCAGCATATTGATCGACTAAAAAGAGAAACTTTCCACAGAAAATTCAAGGCCTTCggcttattttcttttctattgtttATGAATCCAATAAACAAACATTCACATTACAAAATAAGGGCCATATACAAAACCATATAATTGTAGTATAATGatatcggtttttttttttggaacagaCAGCTTTGTTTAGCCATTCATCTCATCTCTCAAGGGAATTAATTTGAACCGGGTCTTTTGGCATAttcttcctttattttcatcataaaagataaaaacaagatACGTATGTTGTACCCACATATCATAACAAATACACAATATATTGTTCCTACTTCTCTCGACTTACCAATATAGAACACCAcgacaaaacaaaaacttctaCCAACAAAAGACCATTACCTCCTTGCagattcaaatatatatatttcatttggtAATATCCTAATTAAAAAGTTCATAGCTAGTTTTAAATTATACTTGATCAGTTGACCCTTTTGCAATCTGACCTAATCTCCCCATTGCTTCCTGTGAGGGGGCTTATATTTCCCATTTTTATCATTGATTGGCCAAAGCTGTCAAAGAATTCACTCTGATTATTAGCAAAACGGTTTACAATATCAATTGTGTCAGCCCCAGTTGTCGAAAACAGCTCTTGATCACTTTGGAGAAGCCCTTTGTTGTTTTGCAGGTTTGTGAAGTAGTTATTATCAAAGTCATTCGGCGTTGCCTGATCAAGGTTGGCTAACGTATTTGCATCCCCGCCTTGAGGACATGTTTGGCGAAGCGTTTCCAAGTATGTCGCATTTATGGTAGGATCCGGATTTCCTGTACTTTGGAAGTCGTAAAGGCGGCCGCTGAAGGACACGCACCGTGCCCGTCCAAATGTATGTGCACCTGTAAAACACGACAcattaatcaatataaaataaaaatgataaataagtgtgaacaataatattgtttataaTATTCTTACCGGATAAAGCAACTACGTCAGTAGTATTAAGTCCCACGTTACTAAATTTGGATGTAATATTGGCAAGGCCTTCGGAAGGGCCTGGAAGATTACTATTAGCTCCTGCTTGGTTTGCAGTCCTGCTATCTCTTCTTCCCAGTTGAACTTCCCACGTCTGGCCTCCCGCCTGCAACAATTACTATGTTAGT from Corylus avellana chromosome ca10, CavTom2PMs-1.0 includes:
- the LOC132162899 gene encoding peroxidase 15-like codes for the protein MSSFSLKLSIMFAIFSLFSRSNAQLSATFYDSTCPNVSAVVRGVIEEAAQNDVRIGAKLIRLHFHDCFVDGCDGSVLLDNADGIDSEKDAAPNNGSLDGFSVVDDIKTAVENVCPGVVSCADILAIASQISVSLAGGQTWEVQLGRRDSRTANQAGANSNLPGPSEGLANITSKFSNVGLNTTDVVALSGAHTFGRARCVSFSGRLYDFQSTGNPDPTINATYLETLRQTCPQGGDANTLANLDQATPNDFDNNYFTNLQNNKGLLQSDQELFSTTGADTIDIVNRFANNQSEFFDSFGQSMIKMGNISPLTGSNGEIRSDCKRVN